From a single Candidatus Microthrix subdominans genomic region:
- the ssb gene encoding single-stranded DNA-binding protein, which translates to MATNTVTIIGNITRDPELRFTPSGQAVANFGVAVNRRWQNRQTNEWEEATSFFDIVAWAQLGENVSESCPKGTRVIVTGRLDQRSWDGPEGDRRSKVEIVADEVAPSLRWASAEITKNEKRNPGDGGFSGGGGGGGSAAAPPPAAPPAGYNYDEEPF; encoded by the coding sequence ATGGCGACGAACACCGTCACGATCATCGGAAACATCACGCGCGACCCCGAGTTGCGCTTCACCCCGAGCGGCCAAGCGGTCGCCAACTTCGGGGTGGCCGTCAACCGGCGCTGGCAGAATCGCCAGACCAACGAGTGGGAAGAGGCGACGTCGTTCTTTGACATCGTCGCCTGGGCCCAACTCGGCGAGAACGTCTCGGAGTCCTGCCCGAAGGGCACGCGTGTGATCGTCACCGGTCGCCTGGACCAGCGCAGCTGGGACGGCCCCGAAGGCGATCGCCGCTCCAAGGTGGAGATCGTGGCCGATGAGGTGGCACCCAGCCTGCGCTGGGCATCCGCCGAGATCACCAAGAACGAAAAGCGTAATCCCGGCGACGGTGGGTTCAGCGGAGGAGGAGGCGGCGGCGGTAGCGCTGCGGCCCCGCCCCCTGCAGCACCCCCAGCTGGATACAACTACGACGAGGAGCCCTTCTAA
- the panB gene encoding 3-methyl-2-oxobutanoate hydroxymethyltransferase: protein MSDRPTVPQIRARKVRDGAEPLVMVTAYDAPSARIADAGGVDLILVGDSLAMVALGYDDTLTVTIDDMAHHTAAVARAKPGALIVGDLPWMSYHTGPHDAVRNAATLVRAGAQAIKLEGGAKRVPVIDAIVDAEIPVMGHLGLTPQSMHAMGGFRVQAKTSDAAMALVEEAKALEHAGCFSIVLEGIPDVVANLVTESVSVPTIGIGAGAGTDGQVLVFTDLLGLDPSRPPKFVRRYAEGYDHLTGAVAGYVADVRSGAFPADAETYHASAETTETLAIYGGTPGDS from the coding sequence ATGAGTGATCGTCCGACCGTTCCTCAGATCCGCGCCCGTAAGGTGCGCGACGGCGCCGAACCGTTGGTCATGGTGACCGCCTACGACGCGCCCTCGGCCCGCATCGCCGACGCTGGAGGGGTCGATCTGATCCTCGTCGGCGACTCCCTGGCGATGGTGGCCCTTGGCTACGACGACACCCTGACGGTGACGATCGACGACATGGCCCATCACACCGCAGCGGTCGCACGGGCCAAGCCCGGCGCGCTGATCGTTGGCGACCTGCCCTGGATGAGCTATCACACCGGGCCCCACGATGCCGTCCGCAACGCCGCCACGCTGGTGCGCGCCGGTGCCCAGGCGATCAAGCTGGAAGGTGGTGCCAAGCGGGTACCGGTGATCGATGCCATCGTCGACGCCGAGATCCCGGTGATGGGGCACCTCGGCCTGACACCCCAATCGATGCACGCCATGGGCGGCTTTCGGGTGCAGGCCAAGACCTCCGACGCCGCCATGGCGCTGGTCGAGGAGGCCAAGGCGCTCGAACACGCCGGCTGCTTCTCGATCGTGTTGGAGGGGATCCCCGATGTCGTCGCCAACCTGGTGACCGAATCGGTCAGCGTTCCCACGATCGGTATCGGCGCCGGTGCGGGCACCGACGGCCAGGTGTTGGTGTTCACCGACCTGCTCGGCCTCGACCCCTCGCGCCCACCGAAGTTTGTGCGGCGCTACGCCGAGGGCTACGACCACCTGACCGGTGCCGTCGCCGGGTACGTGGCCGACGTGCGCTCGGGGGCGTTCCCCGCCGACGCGGAGACCTATCACGCCTCGGCTGAGACGACGGAAACGCTGGCGATCTACGGCGGCACCCCCGGGGACTCCTGA
- the rpsF gene encoding 30S ribosomal protein S6 — protein sequence MNRAYEMMVIIDTDVADADNKVIVDRVEALINDAGGELTKTDRWGRRKFAYLINHKAEGYYVVFDFTADPAKLEPMERYLRLHDDVVRHKIFRLPDAEAERRTLAAVAADD from the coding sequence ATGAACCGCGCCTACGAAATGATGGTCATCATCGACACCGATGTTGCCGACGCCGATAACAAGGTGATCGTCGACCGGGTCGAGGCCCTGATCAACGATGCTGGTGGTGAACTGACCAAGACCGACCGGTGGGGTCGGCGTAAGTTCGCCTACCTGATCAACCACAAGGCCGAGGGTTATTATGTCGTCTTCGACTTCACGGCCGATCCGGCCAAGCTCGAGCCGATGGAACGCTACCTTCGACTGCACGACGACGTCGTCCGACACAAGATCTTCCGCCTGCCCGACGCCGAGGCCGAACGCCGGACCTTGGCCGCCGTGGCCGCCGACGACTGA